A window of the Acidithiobacillus thiooxidans ATCC 19377 genome harbors these coding sequences:
- a CDS encoding ISL3-like element ISAtc1 family transposase: MVPEELFSLALGLVPPWLVDHVTFTVEEKRLDLHINFPKGSRFACSVCGEECPVHDTRDHTWRHMDFFQHEAYLHARVPRVKCQEHGVHQISVPWAREGSRFTLLFEALIMTLVREMPVLTAARMVGETDKLLWRVIDHYVPEARAAVDMANVHAVGVDETSSRHGHDYITLFVDLNARRLLFATPGKDAKTFEKFSADLQAHGGSAEAITDVSMDLSPAFQKGAAEHLPNAEITFDRFHLMKLVNEAVDDVRKGEVLTQPNLKKTRWLWLKNDCNLKMKQKEKLQELLKDQNLKTAQAYQFRLTFQDIFTIKNRHQGATLLKAWLENARTSDLPPIVRVAYTIMNHWDGVLRWFESQITNGILEGFNSLIQSAKAKARGYRTHKNFINMAYLILGKLDLRLPT, encoded by the coding sequence ATGGTCCCTGAAGAGCTGTTTTCTCTCGCGTTAGGATTGGTTCCGCCGTGGTTGGTGGATCATGTGACTTTCACGGTGGAGGAGAAACGCCTGGATCTGCACATCAACTTTCCCAAAGGTAGTCGCTTTGCTTGCTCCGTCTGTGGTGAGGAGTGTCCGGTACATGATACCCGTGACCATACCTGGCGGCACATGGATTTCTTCCAGCATGAAGCCTATCTCCATGCCCGTGTACCTCGTGTGAAGTGCCAGGAGCATGGAGTGCATCAGATATCTGTTCCCTGGGCGCGGGAAGGCTCGCGTTTCACCCTGCTCTTTGAAGCGCTGATCATGACCCTGGTGCGGGAGATGCCGGTATTGACGGCAGCTCGCATGGTCGGTGAGACCGACAAGCTCCTGTGGCGAGTGATTGACCATTATGTGCCCGAAGCTCGTGCTGCGGTGGATATGGCCAATGTCCATGCCGTCGGCGTCGATGAAACCAGCAGTCGGCATGGACATGACTACATCACGCTCTTCGTGGATCTGAATGCCCGGCGACTCTTGTTCGCTACTCCCGGCAAGGATGCCAAGACCTTTGAGAAATTCTCCGCAGATCTACAGGCCCATGGTGGTAGCGCGGAAGCGATCACCGATGTGAGCATGGACCTCTCGCCGGCCTTCCAGAAAGGGGCTGCCGAGCACCTGCCCAATGCGGAGATCACTTTCGATCGTTTTCACCTCATGAAGCTCGTCAACGAGGCCGTAGACGACGTGCGCAAGGGGGAAGTCCTCACCCAGCCAAATCTCAAAAAGACCCGCTGGCTTTGGCTCAAGAACGATTGCAACCTCAAAATGAAGCAGAAAGAAAAGCTGCAGGAATTGCTCAAAGACCAGAACCTCAAGACGGCGCAGGCCTACCAGTTCCGCCTGACCTTTCAGGACATCTTCACGATCAAGAATCGCCACCAGGGGGCTACCCTCTTGAAAGCCTGGTTGGAAAACGCCAGAACCAGCGATCTGCCGCCTATCGTCAGGGTCGCCTACACCATCATGAATCACTGGGATGGCGTGCTCCGATGGTTCGAGAGCCAGATCACCAATGGAATTCTGGAAGGTTTCAACAGCCTCATTCAATCCGCCAAGGCCAAGGCTCGGGGTTACCGCACGCACAAGAACTTTATCAACATGGCCTACCTGATCCTGGGCAAGCTGGATCTCAGGCTACCCACTTGA
- a CDS encoding cytochrome ubiquinol oxidase subunit I — translation MHILYTPLTIGMAWILFALEVAWLRTGNERWYRLERFFEKIFIINFGAGVATGVTMEMAFGILYGPFSQAVGPFFGNILGFETITAFMYEAGFIGLMIFGWGKIGKGMHLFSTFNVGLSSTLSAFWILVANSWMQTPDGIFLKHGLFEVKNWWSAIFNENCIWGFPHMWVATIELALFVTVGASAWFILKNRNADLFTKILRPALLALLIVTPAQIWLGDGLGRTVAQTQPTSLAAMEGHYRTYLPDGKVDTGWHIIAFPNAQNTGNVFAITIPHVLSMLETHTMNGVVPGMDQFPAKDRPDVWVPFYSFRIMVTIGFFLFFVALWGNWLRLTGKLNATDLRKRPWFLRTVVFSAFLPYLAVWCGWWTREVGRQPWLVNGLMRTYQGVSHMTVGQEVFWWVGYIIFELTVWSGSWYFFSRVIAKGTDGIPHSDTLFHQDTGGKDGGEKAGGGLVKPTFAKPTLDKNV, via the coding sequence CTGCATATACTCTACACGCCTCTTACGATCGGAATGGCCTGGATACTCTTCGCTCTTGAGGTAGCGTGGCTACGAACGGGCAACGAGCGTTGGTATCGTCTGGAACGTTTCTTCGAAAAAATCTTTATCATCAATTTCGGTGCCGGCGTCGCTACCGGCGTCACCATGGAAATGGCTTTCGGCATTCTTTACGGTCCTTTCTCCCAAGCCGTCGGTCCATTCTTCGGCAATATCCTGGGTTTTGAAACCATCACCGCCTTTATGTATGAAGCCGGATTCATCGGCCTTATGATCTTTGGCTGGGGCAAGATCGGGAAAGGTATGCATCTCTTTTCCACTTTTAATGTTGGACTTTCATCAACTCTTTCCGCTTTCTGGATTTTGGTGGCCAATTCGTGGATGCAAACGCCAGACGGCATCTTTCTGAAACATGGGCTATTTGAGGTGAAGAATTGGTGGAGTGCCATTTTCAACGAGAACTGCATCTGGGGATTTCCCCATATGTGGGTAGCCACGATTGAGTTGGCATTATTTGTTACTGTAGGCGCTAGCGCCTGGTTCATCCTCAAAAACCGTAATGCCGATCTTTTTACGAAGATTCTCAGGCCTGCTTTATTGGCGCTTTTGATTGTTACTCCCGCGCAAATCTGGTTGGGAGACGGATTGGGAAGAACTGTAGCCCAAACACAACCAACTTCTTTGGCAGCTATGGAAGGACATTATCGGACTTACCTGCCTGACGGGAAGGTAGATACTGGATGGCATATCATCGCCTTCCCGAATGCTCAGAATACGGGCAACGTGTTCGCCATTACTATTCCACATGTTTTGAGTATGCTCGAAACCCACACTATGAACGGCGTCGTTCCTGGTATGGACCAGTTTCCAGCCAAGGATCGACCGGACGTATGGGTTCCATTTTACTCTTTCCGGATCATGGTAACTATTGGTTTCTTCCTCTTCTTTGTGGCGCTGTGGGGGAACTGGTTACGTTTGACCGGTAAGCTCAATGCAACAGATCTGCGTAAACGCCCCTGGTTCCTGAGAACGGTTGTGTTTTCCGCGTTTCTACCCTATCTGGCCGTCTGGTGCGGCTGGTGGACGCGTGAAGTGGGACGGCAGCCATGGTTGGTGAACGGTCTCATGCGCACATACCAAGGCGTCAGTCATATGACGGTTGGTCAGGAGGTTTTCTGGTGGGTCGGCTATATCATTTTTGAACTGACCGTTTGGAGCGGCTCTTGGTATTTCTTCAGTCGCGTCATCGCCAAAGGCACCGACGGTATCCCGCATTCAGATACGCTTTTCCATCAAGACACAGGCGGAAAAGACGGTGGAGAAAAAGCCGGCGGAGGTCTTGTTAAACCGACTTTTGCCAAACCTACGTTAGACAAAAACGTATGA
- a CDS encoding cytochrome d ubiquinol oxidase subunit II, whose protein sequence is MFDLARIATTLSTWWWLLLCLSFLFYIGLDGADLGAGVFALFAKDEQERAAIMASMAGVWDANETWLVVAGGVIFGAFPLVYGSTFNYLLIPLAFALWGIISRAIAFEFHGHATRSKKSWGLAFALGSLLAPFGAGVALGATLQGFPMQHGIALEGVAAAHASAFDAIPHFSGGPFSFLSPFSIWTGIGAVIAGGLAGGLYLCARFDHEDPIYKRAVKWTNLFSLLALGAIVITLIWSYAIFPWVSAKWTGPYWWVWLIWILFILFFAYKSMMAHSSRQDFAALLWGEGVVALMWFAMWATMFPYIVPETWTIAQAANPTDSIAVFTLFMTGFFPIMIGYNAYQIWVFRGRTTKMAAYSGH, encoded by the coding sequence ATGTTTGATCTTGCAAGAATCGCCACCACACTGTCTACTTGGTGGTGGCTGCTCCTCTGTTTGTCTTTCTTGTTTTATATAGGTCTTGATGGTGCAGATCTTGGTGCTGGCGTGTTTGCCTTGTTTGCTAAAGATGAACAGGAAAGGGCCGCAATCATGGCCTCTATGGCGGGTGTTTGGGACGCCAACGAAACCTGGCTGGTGGTAGCTGGTGGCGTGATCTTTGGAGCCTTTCCCCTGGTTTACGGGTCAACGTTCAATTATCTTTTGATTCCCTTGGCTTTCGCCCTATGGGGTATTATATCTCGCGCTATCGCCTTTGAGTTTCATGGGCATGCTACCCGCTCTAAAAAATCCTGGGGTTTGGCATTCGCGTTGGGCAGTCTATTAGCACCTTTTGGGGCAGGTGTCGCATTGGGAGCGACTTTGCAAGGCTTTCCCATGCAACATGGTATTGCGCTTGAGGGGGTTGCTGCTGCGCATGCGTCGGCTTTTGATGCCATACCGCACTTTTCCGGAGGTCCTTTCAGTTTTCTCAGCCCATTCAGTATCTGGACAGGCATTGGAGCAGTCATTGCTGGAGGTTTAGCTGGCGGGCTCTATCTTTGCGCGCGCTTTGATCATGAGGATCCCATTTATAAACGCGCCGTAAAATGGACCAATCTGTTTTCTTTGCTCGCGTTGGGGGCCATTGTCATCACCTTGATATGGTCATATGCCATCTTCCCTTGGGTAAGTGCCAAGTGGACGGGTCCCTACTGGTGGGTGTGGCTCATCTGGATTTTATTCATCTTGTTCTTCGCTTATAAGTCCATGATGGCGCATTCCAGTCGTCAGGATTTCGCGGCGTTGCTCTGGGGTGAAGGTGTAGTCGCCCTGATGTGGTTTGCCATGTGGGCAACGATGTTCCCCTACATCGTACCGGAAACATGGACGATAGCGCAGGCGGCAAATCCGACCGACTCTATCGCCGTGTTTACTTTGTTCATGACGGGTTTCTTCCCTATCATGATAGGTTACAACGCATACCAAATCTGGGTATTCCGTGGTCGTACCACAAAAATGGCTGCTTATAGCGGTCATTGA
- a CDS encoding thioredoxin family protein, whose protein sequence is MKVQILVSKWCPVCPQAEAVWKQAAEKVPMELQVLDVADREGREIVSNLRIKTVPAIVVDGALKTVGAQPLGEVLKMLGAQ, encoded by the coding sequence ATGAAAGTACAAATTCTGGTCTCGAAATGGTGCCCGGTTTGCCCGCAGGCTGAAGCAGTATGGAAACAAGCTGCGGAAAAGGTGCCGATGGAACTGCAGGTACTGGATGTGGCGGATCGCGAAGGGCGCGAAATCGTCAGCAATCTGCGCATTAAAACGGTCCCGGCCATTGTCGTGGACGGTGCCCTGAAGACAGTGGGCGCACAGCCCCTGGGCGAAGTGCTGAAAATGCTCGGCGCCCAATGA
- a CDS encoding hemerythrin domain-containing protein, with amino-acid sequence MTPIDQIMQQDHERLDQLLEQSAQAVGKDAWQEAAQFLEAFRHGIVDGHMVVEESTLFPAFELQEGGEDHPLTALLRKGHQDLRVFFEEMAEAIADQDAETFDDLLSTVQTILKQHDAKEETELYPYLAAALADQGEAAGKRILDFEAEATS; translated from the coding sequence ATGACACCCATAGATCAGATCATGCAACAGGACCATGAACGCCTGGATCAACTTTTGGAGCAGAGTGCCCAGGCTGTCGGCAAAGATGCGTGGCAGGAGGCTGCGCAGTTCCTGGAAGCCTTTCGCCATGGGATTGTCGATGGTCATATGGTCGTGGAGGAAAGCACCCTATTCCCTGCCTTCGAGCTACAGGAAGGTGGCGAAGATCATCCTCTGACCGCGCTACTTCGCAAGGGGCATCAGGATCTGCGGGTGTTTTTTGAAGAAATGGCGGAAGCCATTGCGGATCAGGATGCCGAGACCTTTGACGATCTGCTGAGTACCGTCCAAACCATACTCAAGCAACACGATGCCAAGGAAGAAACTGAACTTTATCCCTATCTGGCTGCCGCATTGGCGGATCAGGGTGAAGCTGCGGGAAAGCGTATTCTCGACTTTGAGGCGGAGGCCACATCATGA
- a CDS encoding glycine cleavage system protein H yields the protein MSEYNGCELPEDLFYDLDYVWVRPEEDGTLTIGVTDPAQTMSGRLQKARIKKIGTHLEAGRHVATLESGKWAGGVPVPFAGEVIARNEQLLEDPHLINIDPYKDAWIARIKPDDPQHALDNVKTGSEAIEALEAWIKRYGVQCMRCSE from the coding sequence ATGAGTGAATATAATGGTTGTGAACTGCCTGAAGACCTGTTTTATGATCTTGATTATGTCTGGGTGCGTCCGGAAGAAGACGGTACGCTGACGATTGGCGTCACAGACCCTGCGCAGACCATGTCGGGCCGCCTGCAAAAAGCCCGTATTAAAAAGATCGGTACACATCTGGAGGCCGGACGGCATGTGGCTACGCTGGAAAGTGGCAAATGGGCGGGCGGCGTACCCGTGCCCTTTGCCGGTGAAGTCATTGCCCGCAACGAGCAATTGTTGGAAGACCCGCACCTGATCAATATTGATCCTTACAAGGACGCCTGGATTGCCCGCATCAAACCGGATGATCCCCAACATGCCCTGGACAACGTCAAAACCGGTAGTGAAGCTATTGAAGCACTGGAGGCCTGGATCAAACGGTATGGGGTGCAGTGTATGCGCTGTTCGGAATGA
- a CDS encoding chloride channel protein: MNKLVRMLRQLFYPHVHTLDSTGLSFSPKFWLLIVFTGIGAGLGADFLMFLLSTVQHLSYHYAHGYFQVAAEHVSGLHRLGVLISAGVLATFAVWLLRRLSHGANSDVVHAIWFQSGSVNFWHTIAQAILSMTIVGMGASLGREGAPKQVGMAIASLLSRWGRLSSTETRFLAACGAGAGMGAVYNVPLGGALFALEVLLGSVTLPLLLPAITTALIATAVSWITLPDQPTYTLPIYTFHIGELCWSLLFGPLAGVMSVLFVRLIIWVDIHKPQSGWSMWAPLLMFTLLGILAIPYPQLLGNGKDVTEFAFNSQLPLLLMLTLVVLKPLVTAGCLGSGAPGGLFTPSITYGAVLGGSMGDLWSLIWPGAAIGSYAVIGAGALLAATMQAPLAAIVLLLELTHNTMGIMIPVLLAIVSAVFTARLLDKRSIYSGPAGIEPFIEQVSTHPVHTAFDDLITPSFQNIVPISASYSHLVKLMGTDDPPHNFYVVDHSGQLAGMIFSKNLRTADLLTRTLNVAAADDLKTPITAIRSDQSRKEVIDLIDQPYFSEMPVIDCVSKRYIGVVRSSSVICK; the protein is encoded by the coding sequence ATGAATAAACTTGTTCGTATGTTGCGGCAACTTTTTTATCCGCACGTTCACACCCTCGATTCAACCGGCCTTAGTTTCAGTCCAAAATTTTGGCTGCTTATTGTTTTTACCGGTATCGGTGCTGGGTTGGGTGCGGATTTTTTGATGTTCCTACTCTCCACGGTTCAACATCTCAGCTACCACTACGCACATGGATATTTTCAGGTGGCGGCAGAGCATGTCTCCGGCTTACATCGCTTGGGCGTATTAATTTCTGCCGGAGTATTAGCTACCTTTGCAGTCTGGCTGTTACGCAGATTGTCGCATGGGGCCAATAGCGATGTAGTTCACGCTATATGGTTTCAATCTGGAAGCGTGAATTTTTGGCATACCATCGCTCAGGCGATACTTTCTATGACCATCGTCGGCATGGGCGCTTCCCTGGGGAGGGAAGGAGCACCCAAACAGGTAGGAATGGCAATCGCTAGCCTGCTTTCACGGTGGGGAAGGCTCTCATCGACAGAGACGCGTTTCCTCGCCGCCTGTGGAGCCGGCGCAGGGATGGGAGCGGTTTATAATGTTCCACTCGGTGGCGCGCTTTTTGCGCTGGAAGTCCTGCTGGGTTCAGTGACTTTACCTCTTCTGTTGCCCGCCATTACCACGGCATTGATTGCTACTGCAGTATCCTGGATCACTCTTCCTGACCAGCCCACGTACACACTTCCAATTTATACGTTTCATATCGGAGAACTGTGCTGGTCGCTCCTATTTGGACCATTAGCCGGCGTTATGTCTGTTTTGTTTGTTCGTCTCATCATATGGGTGGATATCCATAAGCCTCAGTCGGGATGGTCTATGTGGGCGCCCCTGCTTATGTTTACCCTGCTTGGGATATTAGCCATTCCTTATCCACAACTTTTAGGAAATGGAAAGGATGTCACTGAGTTTGCTTTTAATAGTCAACTTCCTTTACTTCTAATGCTTACTCTTGTTGTGTTAAAACCCTTGGTGACGGCAGGGTGTCTTGGAAGTGGTGCCCCGGGTGGCCTTTTCACACCCAGTATTACCTATGGAGCGGTGTTAGGAGGATCAATGGGTGATTTGTGGTCTTTGATCTGGCCTGGAGCGGCTATTGGAAGTTACGCCGTAATTGGCGCAGGTGCTTTACTCGCTGCCACGATGCAAGCGCCTCTGGCCGCCATAGTTTTGCTGCTGGAGCTCACGCACAATACTATGGGCATTATGATTCCTGTTCTGTTAGCCATAGTATCCGCTGTTTTCACTGCTCGCCTGTTAGATAAGCGGTCTATTTATTCTGGCCCTGCCGGTATTGAGCCATTCATTGAGCAAGTCTCTACGCACCCAGTACATACTGCATTTGATGACCTGATCACGCCGTCATTTCAGAATATCGTGCCGATCTCTGCCAGCTACAGCCACCTTGTAAAGTTGATGGGTACTGACGATCCCCCGCACAATTTCTATGTGGTGGATCACAGCGGTCAACTCGCCGGTATGATTTTTTCGAAAAATCTAAGAACTGCGGACTTGCTAACGCGTACCTTGAATGTTGCAGCGGCCGATGATTTGAAAACACCAATTACCGCTATTCGATCCGATCAAAGCCGTAAAGAGGTCATCGATCTTATTGATCAACCTTATTTTTCCGAGATGCCAGTGATTGATTGTGTCAGCAAACGATATATAGGTGTTGTCAGGTCATCTTCGGTAATCTGTAAATAG
- a CDS encoding HdeD family acid-resistance protein — translation MNTTPPDLTTIIKSEQHYLGKYTLVVGLILIVIGIFGLLSPVILSAATDGILAGILILGGAVWIAHSYQLHAHGLGDWLRPLLLLITGAIMVALPAAGIASIGLLFILYFFIDAYRNFTRPKVLSGVGRGWFFFSGIIDVLIALLFIVTWPQGSLILVGIFVGVNLIFDGIILIIVRNGIIGLTKS, via the coding sequence ATGAACACAACACCACCAGATTTAACGACGATTATCAAGTCAGAACAACATTATCTCGGAAAATATACTTTAGTGGTAGGTTTAATCTTGATTGTAATCGGCATTTTCGGCTTGCTCAGTCCCGTGATTCTTTCCGCAGCAACTGATGGCATCCTGGCGGGGATTCTTATTCTTGGTGGCGCAGTATGGATAGCTCATAGCTACCAACTGCATGCGCATGGGCTTGGGGATTGGCTCAGGCCGCTTCTTTTGCTGATAACCGGAGCTATTATGGTAGCCCTTCCGGCCGCTGGCATCGCCAGCATTGGCTTGCTTTTTATTCTGTATTTCTTTATTGACGCTTACCGTAATTTTACGCGGCCCAAGGTGTTGAGTGGAGTCGGACGTGGCTGGTTTTTTTTCAGCGGTATTATCGATGTGTTGATTGCGTTGCTTTTTATCGTCACCTGGCCGCAAGGTTCACTGATACTGGTCGGTATTTTTGTCGGGGTGAACCTTATTTTTGATGGAATAATCTTGATAATAGTGCGCAATGGTATCATCGGACTAACGAAGTCCTGA
- a CDS encoding rhodanese-like domain-containing protein — MMLKFDIQPSRKIFLFPVLFTNESYYLCDDMSTMKSLIYEAHEAIHGMMPNELHHLIRCNAIIVVDVREADELSHGSIPGAIAIPRGILEMAADLKFRGHHKLLASARQMKIGCICDCPSAGRSSLAALALKEMEFVDVSYLKGGIPLWVADGYNLNKIQTDIFSVKRR, encoded by the coding sequence ATGATGCTTAAATTTGATATTCAACCATCTCGAAAAATTTTTCTATTTCCTGTACTATTTACAAATGAATCCTACTACCTATGTGATGATATGTCTACGATGAAAAGCCTTATATACGAGGCACATGAAGCAATCCATGGGATGATGCCCAACGAGCTGCATCACCTGATCCGCTGCAACGCCATAATCGTGGTAGATGTCAGAGAAGCGGATGAACTATCTCATGGGAGTATTCCGGGTGCTATAGCAATTCCCCGAGGTATCCTAGAGATGGCCGCTGATCTAAAATTCAGAGGTCACCACAAATTGCTTGCATCTGCACGGCAGATGAAAATCGGTTGCATCTGTGACTGTCCATCTGCAGGTAGATCTTCATTGGCAGCGTTGGCGCTCAAAGAAATGGAATTTGTCGATGTCAGCTATTTAAAGGGAGGGATTCCTCTTTGGGTGGCAGACGGATATAACCTAAATAAAATCCAGACTGATATTTTTAGCGTTAAAAGGAGATGA
- a CDS encoding sulfite exporter TauE/SafE family protein has protein sequence MIALTLGQNLDCILAGVIVGFSLGLIGGGGSILAVPLLLYWVGVHNPHLVIGTTALAVGINAFINLIPHARAGNVRWAIAIRFTIAGVIGAFAGAELGKAINGKYLLILFALLMLWIALTMYRTRDKQPVAHKTCERHACVYFYGGGTGILSGFFGIGGGFLIVPALMRSGRLPILNAVASSLLAVGALGTATAISYSLNGLVDWRIAAEYIAGGILGGWLGALSANKLGRRKAALNDIFIGVIVLVAIYMLYKEIGYFQ, from the coding sequence ATGATTGCATTGACATTAGGCCAAAATCTTGATTGCATCCTGGCTGGTGTGATCGTAGGGTTTTCCTTGGGACTGATAGGTGGCGGTGGCTCCATTCTGGCGGTTCCGTTGTTGCTCTATTGGGTCGGTGTACACAATCCTCATCTGGTTATCGGTACCACGGCACTGGCTGTGGGTATCAATGCTTTCATCAATCTGATTCCACATGCGCGTGCTGGTAATGTTCGCTGGGCAATCGCTATTCGTTTTACTATCGCGGGTGTTATTGGAGCTTTTGCCGGTGCTGAACTAGGGAAGGCTATCAATGGAAAATATCTATTGATTCTCTTTGCGCTGCTCATGCTTTGGATTGCCTTAACTATGTATCGAACACGAGATAAGCAGCCTGTTGCGCATAAAACATGCGAGCGGCATGCTTGTGTTTATTTTTACGGTGGTGGTACTGGCATTTTGTCTGGATTTTTTGGCATTGGCGGTGGTTTCCTTATTGTTCCTGCACTGATGCGTTCTGGGCGGTTGCCTATTTTGAATGCCGTCGCTTCATCATTGTTAGCTGTGGGGGCCCTTGGTACAGCGACTGCCATCAGTTATTCGCTGAACGGCCTCGTAGACTGGCGTATTGCTGCAGAATACATAGCTGGTGGAATCTTGGGAGGATGGTTGGGGGCACTGAGTGCCAACAAACTGGGACGGCGTAAAGCTGCGTTGAATGATATTTTTATTGGGGTCATAGTTTTGGTCGCTATTTATATGTTATATAAAGAAATAGGATATTTTCAATGA
- a CDS encoding LysR family transcriptional regulator has protein sequence MLHERLDPALLLVWAQAARHKNLHAAAQALFMTQPAVSQRLRQLQDVVGEPLYQRNPQGITPTSTGMALLRISEQIESALESARVLCQDRKDLLRGSLSILASHSNAETLLPQVIARFRQRYPGVFLRLVATNSRAAREMRDQADLVFVEDSPALSTGSGWKEEMLVDSTIILLAPETPRWLQLAPKLVPLLSLETEVLVWREEGSGIREQALQALKAAGVHPEIRYELSGLAAIRAAVRCGLGVSFVSALSDGGDLRPGLVTLKTVPRIPHHLSVLYRKESSHSTRALLDVLRQSLGKSNKESG, from the coding sequence ATGTTGCATGAACGATTGGATCCCGCGTTATTACTGGTCTGGGCGCAGGCTGCGCGCCACAAGAATCTGCATGCGGCAGCGCAAGCGCTCTTCATGACCCAGCCTGCCGTTTCCCAGCGACTCCGGCAATTACAGGACGTTGTTGGCGAGCCGCTCTATCAACGCAATCCGCAGGGCATTACGCCGACCAGCACTGGCATGGCTTTATTGCGTATCTCCGAGCAAATTGAAAGCGCGCTGGAAAGTGCTCGCGTCCTTTGCCAGGACAGAAAAGACCTGCTGCGGGGTTCTTTGTCGATTCTTGCCAGTCATAGCAACGCTGAAACGCTCCTCCCGCAGGTGATCGCGCGATTCCGGCAGCGTTATCCGGGTGTATTCCTGCGTCTGGTGGCGACCAATAGCCGGGCGGCCCGGGAAATGCGCGATCAGGCTGATCTGGTGTTCGTGGAAGATAGCCCGGCATTGTCCACAGGTTCCGGATGGAAAGAAGAAATGCTGGTGGACAGCACTATTATCCTGCTGGCTCCCGAAACGCCACGCTGGCTTCAGTTAGCCCCAAAACTCGTGCCTCTGCTGTCATTAGAAACAGAGGTGTTGGTGTGGCGGGAAGAAGGTTCAGGCATTCGTGAACAGGCTTTACAGGCCTTGAAAGCGGCGGGCGTTCACCCGGAAATTCGTTATGAGCTCAGCGGTCTTGCGGCTATCCGGGCTGCCGTGCGTTGCGGATTAGGGGTCAGTTTTGTTTCTGCGCTCAGTGATGGTGGTGATCTGCGGCCAGGTCTGGTGACTTTGAAAACGGTGCCCCGAATTCCACACCACCTCTCTGTTTTGTATCGCAAGGAAAGCAGTCACAGTACCCGGGCACTCCTGGATGTACTTCGGCAATCTTTGGGGAAGTCTAATAAAGAATCAGGGTAG
- a CDS encoding acyloxyacyl hydrolase, protein MKDWQGVCKGMVTGMVLGGFIALPAQAQAEDAGIRVIQGGPAYFNMGLGAFNAAGVSPGVGKNNATLPEMDLEYQSGAKLFGIGSVYGIVANTDGGFMGYTGFYTDIAWHHWILTPVLAMGGYHQGRGKQLYGTFQFRLELSLDYQFANQSRFGLKIAHISNAFIKKQDPGEDEILLNYSMPISWGEHQQGG, encoded by the coding sequence ATGAAAGATTGGCAAGGTGTTTGTAAAGGAATGGTAACGGGCATGGTGCTGGGCGGGTTCATCGCACTGCCTGCTCAGGCCCAGGCTGAGGATGCGGGGATACGGGTTATTCAGGGTGGCCCTGCGTACTTCAATATGGGGCTCGGTGCGTTTAATGCGGCAGGGGTCAGTCCCGGTGTCGGCAAAAATAACGCGACGCTTCCGGAAATGGATCTGGAATACCAATCCGGCGCCAAGTTATTTGGGATAGGATCTGTTTACGGGATAGTTGCCAACACCGATGGCGGTTTCATGGGTTATACCGGGTTTTACACGGATATTGCCTGGCATCACTGGATACTGACCCCGGTACTGGCAATGGGGGGATACCATCAGGGGCGTGGGAAGCAGTTGTATGGGACCTTCCAGTTTCGCCTGGAGCTCAGCCTGGACTATCAGTTTGCCAATCAATCCCGTTTCGGCCTGAAAATTGCGCATATTTCCAACGCCTTTATCAAAAAACAGGACCCGGGTGAGGATGAAATCCTCCTGAATTACTCCATGCCGATTTCTTGGGGAGAACACCAGCAGGGGGGTTGA